In a single window of the Drosophila albomicans strain 15112-1751.03 chromosome 3, ASM965048v2, whole genome shotgun sequence genome:
- the LOC117570875 gene encoding essential MCU regulator, mitochondrial has protein sequence MIVSRLPFINAAIHQLARQSVRKEVNVTRQMSGVHFRSGALKPKPGEMPFGLFAIICAVIPGLFVGATISKNVANFLEENDLFVPSDDDDDED, from the coding sequence ATGATTGTTTCACGTTTGCCATTCATCAACGCTGCCATTCATCAACTGGCTCGTCAAAGTGTCCGTAAAGAAGTCAATGTGACTCGCCAAATGTCAGGAGTTCACTTCCGTAGTGGAGCCTTGAAGCCAAAACCAGGGGAGATGCCCTTTGGTTTGTTCGCCATCATCTGTGCTGTGATTCCTGGACTCTTTGTAGGTGCCACCATTAGTAAGAATGTTGCGAACTTTTTGGAAGAGAACGATCTGTTTGTGCCctccgatgatgatgatgatgaggactAA
- the LOC117570422 gene encoding polyadenylate-binding protein codes for MASLYVGDLHQDITEASLFDKFSSAGPVLSIRVCRDVITRRSLGYAYVNFQQPADAERALDTMNFDLVRNKPIRIMWSQRDPSLRRSGVGNVFIKNLDKTIDNKAIYDTFSAFGNILSCKVATDEKSNSKGYGFVHFETEEAANTSIDKVNGMLLNGKKVYVGKFIPRKEREKELGEKAKLFTNVYVKNFTEEFDDEKLKEFFEPYGTITSYKVMSKEDGKSKGFGFVAYETTEAAEAAVQALNGKEMGEGKSLYVARAQKKAERQQELKRKFEELKKKRHESVFGVNLYVKNLDDSIDDDRLRKTFSLYGTITSAKVMTDEEGRSKGFGFVCFISPNEATCAVTELNGRVLGSKPLYVALAQRKEERKAHLATQYMRHMTGMRMQQLGQIFQPNTASGFFVPTMPPGQRFFGPQLTTQMRNTPRWAPPVRAPAAVPSVQPGAASAAAGGFQGAGGAVPTQFRQSAAGARGAQPQPVQGTHAAAAAAAANNMRSSGARAITGQQSVAAPNMQIAGAQIPGGAQQRTASYKYTANMRNPPVQQMQQAQPMQQQLQGNKQEKLVASLLANATPQEQKQILGERLYPMIERMHATLAGKITGMLLEIENSELMLMLEDKEALKAKVEEAVAVLQVHRVTDQAN; via the exons ATGGCTTCATTATACGTGGGTGATTTGCACCAGGATATTACTGAAGCGTCACTATTCGACAAGTTCTCCTCTGCTGGACCAGTTCTCTCCATTCGCGTGTGCCGCGACGTGATTACCCGTCGCTCGTTGGGCTATGCCTACGTCAATTTCCAGCAGCCAGCCGATG CTGAGCGCGCTTTGGATACAATGAATTTTGACTTAGTTCGTAACAAGCCCATACGCATTATGTGGTCGCAGCGCGATCCATCATTGCGCCGTTCTGGCGTTGGCAATGTGTTCATAAAGAACTTGGATAAGACCATTGATAATAAGGCCATTTACGACACTTTCTCAGcctttggcaacattttgagCTGCAAAGTTGCAACCGATGAGAAGAGCAATTCCAAAGGTTATGGCTTTGTGCATTTTGAAACAGAGGAGGCTGCCAATACGTCCATCGACAAGGTCAATGGTATGTTGCTCAATGGCAAGAAAGTCTACGTTGGCAAATTCATCCCACGCAAGGAGCGCGAGAAGGAACTGGGCGAGAAGGCCAAACTCTTCACAAATGTCTATGTGAAGAATTTTACCGAAGAATTTGATGATGAGAAACTCAAGGAATTCTTTGAGCCATACGGCACTATCACCAGCTACAAA GTCATGTCCAAGGAGGACGGCAAGAGCAAGGGATTCGGTTTTGTGGCCTATGAGACCACCGAGGCTGCTGAGGCCGCCGTCCAGGCACTAAATGGCAAGGAAATGGGCGAAGGCAAGTCATTGTATGTGGCTCGCGCCCAAAAGAAGGCCGAGCGCCAACAGGAGCTGAAGCGCAAGTTCGAGGAACTGAAGAAGAAGCGTCACGAATCCGTATTTGGTGTTAATTTGTACGTGAAGAATCTAGACGATTCCATTGATGATGATCGTCTGCGTAAGACGTTCTCGCTGTACGGCACTATCACATCGGCTAAGGTCATGACTGATGAGGAGGGTCGCTCCAAGGGCTTCGGTTTCGTGTGCTTCATTTCGCCGAATGAAGCCACTTGCGCCGTCACTGAACTGAACGGTCGTGTTCTCGGCAGCAAGCCATTGTATGTGGCACTGGCTCAGCGCAAGGAGGAGCGTAAGGCACACCTCGCTACACAGTATATGCGCCACATGACTGGCATGCGTATGCAGCAACTTGGACAAATATTCCAGCCGAATACGGCCAGCGGTTTCTTTGTACCCACAATGCCGCCAGGCCAACGTTTCTTCGGCCCACAGTTGACCACACAGATGCGCAACACACCACGCTGGGCTCCACCAGTGCGTGCCCCAGCTGCTGTGCCGAGCGTGCAGCCAGGCGCTGCATCCGCCGCTGCTGGTGGTTTCCAAGGTGCTGGCGGTGCGGTGCCCACACAGTTCCGCCAGTCTGCAGCCGGTGCCCGTGGCGCACAGCCTCAGCCAGTGCAGGGCACgcatgcagctgctgccgccgccgcggCCAATAATATGCGCAGCTCTGGAGCCCGCGCTATCACTGGCCAACAATCGGTGGCCGCACCCAATATGCAAATCGCTGGCGCTCAAATTCCCGGCGGTGCTCAACAGCGTACTGCTAGCTACAAATACACAGCCAACATGCGTAATCCGCCGGTTCAACAGATGCAGCAGGCCCAGccaatgcagcagcagttgcagggCAACA AGCAAGAGAAACTTGTCGCCTCTCTGTTGGCCAATGCTACGCCTCAGGAGCAGAAGCAGATCTTGGGCGAGCGTCTGTATCCGATGATTGAGCGCATGCACGCTACACTTGCTGGCAAAATCACTGGCATGTTGCTCGAGATTGAGAACTCAGAGCTTATGCTTATGCTGGAGGATAAGGAGGCACTCAAGGCTAAGGTGGAGGAAGCTGTGGCTGTGCTGCAGGTTCATCGCGTCACCGATCAAGCCAACTAA
- the LOC117570419 gene encoding polycomb protein Pcl isoform X1: MMNNHFHLQPHEHNTPQNVAPQFAGAVSAPTTSYSYLTQPATGAPNGQQWLTYQILPPAPATLATNAGGGLPSALSAPKRHYYANATTTTAAATHPNSIQITNNYATQQQQQTQQPTQSSPFKANNINNIRIISTAPNVYSLNKGTEQLNQLYAAPTSTTATATAAELYAPVGAYYTTSASLQPKLQPPPLVPVSNNSNSVALATLPNNAAPSSTVVLDRINICINNHYAEPNLCQPSPIIPAIQHKALIPLIDSSTADSSCSSTSSCISNGRSSSSVTNAVIVIDEPDSTTTTPHTPPTTPETLSSPLKSPESSGAGSPTTQLKQSYTRSPKIGLEESSAVVLAAAPPTPPTPPPVVISPVPAPAAVPAPINYALQEDVFIKCNDGRFYLGTIIAQSEQQYLVRFDDKSEQWCEREKLRKLGNEPSSGGGAATSTTGPMCVACKRAQHDDIVEICERCGRGYHRGCTTEIASGIWCCKRCAKPMKMQPAIVQHEASKPQGICRQLPYHVDKLSWDEKHRVNEEQIYCYCGKPGKFDYNMLQCCKCRNWFHTQCMQDFKGKLLRGDMFFIFCCTVCNDGVEFVRRLQIDWVDMLHITLYNLRKHQHQKYHHLLKDIWPFILEQRQQFPICDEWRQLPETTLMERIKHTLKEYSDRFVCGREFKRAPAYYALRHSGPPLTPSVFLQPHEELSDELLVDKFRLLLMPGEVQKTKVHTKPARDNATKNVSAKDVYEFHTDDDEEEAVEAEAEVDTSEDEIPIKQIMDMAKKQSNQQSTVTVEDPQQVCSTPECTPDLADDNANDGEPPKLMAPAPPQVNVAVNGNSNSNGNSRKRKAFRSSKRYDSSRNCDLSSDENSSSSRGTSSLDLIIPPPVNFLGRNNPFLMATPKKSTQQRNVGTAVGVAGIINSIFKLKHNAKHLSNIELVKAGTAAQQPRMVRTIKRRLSAKDITIGPNQEVRRRRTRRLTTAIEVINTTTINPIPSHYFPIYAKDLQPPPPVPLLPPEKPTHGRLLRQRPQKSRGGSPGNSRRNSTSSTATNVSSSASSGGATVNAHSMLDLKQSVNRYFGGAMNRIDAGESFAIRAKRRMGNGQVQYLVEWGGDTSATTTSTTMATNGN, translated from the exons ATGATGAACAACCATTTTCACTTGCAACCACACGAGCACAACACGCCACAAAATGTGGCACCACAATTCGCAGGCGCTGTGTCCGCCCCAACCACCTCATACAGTTATTTAACACAACCAGCAACCGGAGCACCAAATGGCCAGCAGTGGCTTACCTATCAAATACTTCCGCCTGCGCCTGCAACACTGGCAACAAATGCTGGCGGCGGGTTACCGTCAGCACTAAGTGCCCCAAAGCGGCACTATTATGCAAACgctaccacaacaacagcagcagcaacgcatcCCAACAGCATTCAAATCACCAACAACTATGCcacgcaacagcagcagcagacacaaCAACCGACGCAATCAAGTCCGTTTAAAGCGAATAACATCAATAACATTCGCATTATCAGCACAGCGCCCAATGTTTATAGTTTAAACAAAGGCACAGAACAACTGAATCAATTGTATGCTGCcccaacatcaacaacagccacTGCCACAGCTGCCGAGTTGTATGCCCCAGTTGGCGCATACTACACAACATCGGCCAGTTTGCAACCAAAGCTGCAGCCACCGCCATTGGTTCCTgtgagcaacaacagcaatagtgTTGCACTTGCCACCTTGCCGAACAATGCAGCGCCGTCGTCGACCGTGGTTTTGGATCGTATTAACATCTGCATTAACAATCATTACGCGGAGCCAAATCTCTGCCAGCCCTCACCGATAATACCCGCAATACAGCACAAGGCATTGATACCTCTTATCGATAGCAGCACAGCTGACAGCAGCTgtagcagcaccagcagctgCATCTCGAACGGTCGAAGCAGCTCAAGCGTCACCAACGCCGTCATTGTGATCGATGAGCCAGATTCCACAACAACCACGCCACACACACCGCCCACAACACCAGAAACTTTGAGCTCGCCCTTGAAGTCTCCAGAAAGCAGCGGTGCCGGATCGCCGACGACACAACTAAAGCAGAGCTACACTAGGTCACCGAAAATTGGTCTTGAAGAATCTTCGGCTGTCGTTTTAGCTGCAGCGCCACCAACACCTCCCACACCACCGCCAGTCGTAATAAGCCCCGTtcctgctccagctgctgttcCCGCACCCATCAATTATGCACTGCAAGAGGATGTGTTTATCAAATGCAATGATGGACGCTTTTATTTAGGCACAATAATCGCTCAGTCTGAACAACAATATCTAGTGCGATTCGATGATAAGTCGGAGCAATGGTGTGAGCGAGAAAAACTTCGCAAACTGGGTAACGAACCGAGCAGTGGGGGCGGTGCAGCAACCAGCACGACTGGACCCATGTGCGTGGCCTGCAAGCGAGCACAACATGATGATATTGTCGAGATTTGCGAACGTTGCGGTCGTGGTTATCATCGCGGATGCACAACAGAAATTGCCAGTGGCATTTGGTGTTGCAAACGCTGCGCCAAGCCAATGAAGATGCAGCCAGCGATTGTGCAACACGAGGCTAGCAAACCACAAGGCATTTGTCGACAGCTGCCGTATCAT GTGGACAAGCTGAGCTGGGATGAAAAGCATCGAGTGAATGAGGAGCAAATTTATTGCTATTGTGGCAAACCTGGAAAATTCGATTATAATATGTTGCAATGTTGCAAGTGCCGCAATTGGTTTCACACACAATGTATGCAAGACTTTAAGGGCAAATTGTTGCGTGGCGACAt GTTTTTCATCTTTTGTTGTACGGTGTGTAACGATGGCGTTGAGTTTGTACGCCGTCTGCAAATCGATTGGGTCGATATGCTGCACATAACGTTGTACAATCTCCGCAAACATCAGCATCAGAAATACCATCATTTACTCAAGGATATTTGGCCATTTATCCTGgagcagcggcaacagttTCCCATCTGCGACGAATGGCGTCAGCTTCCGGAAACAACGCTAATGGAACGCATAAAGCATACGTTAAAAGAGTATTCCGATCGTTTTGTTTGTGGTCGCGAGTTTAAACGTGCGCCGGCTTACTATGCACTAAGGCACAGTGGTCCACCATTAACACCGAGTGTGTTTCTACAACCACACGAAGAGCTCAGTGATGAGCTGTTGGTTGATAAGTTTAGATTATTACTGATGCCAGGAGAAGTGCAGAAGACAAAAGTGCATACAAAGCCAGCGCGAGATAATGCTACCAAGAACGTTTCCGCCAAGGATGTGTACGAGTTTCACACAGATGACGACGAAGAGGAGGCAGTGGAAGCTGAAGCAGAGGTAGATACCAGCGAAGATGAAATTCCCATTAAACAAATCATGGATAtggccaaaaagcaaagcaaccaGCAATCAACTGTAACAGTCGAAGATCCACAG cAGGTTTGCAGCACACCAGAATGCACGCCCGATCTAGCCGATGATAATGCCAACGATGGTGAGCCTCCTAAACTCATGGCACCTGCACCACCTCAGGTCAATGTTGCGgtcaatggcaacagcaatagcaatggcaATAGCCGTAAACGCAAAGCATTCCGTTCGTCGAAACGTTACGACAGCAGCCGCAACTGTGATCTCTCGTCTGATGAGAACTCGAGTAGCAGCCGTGGCACCAGTTCACTGGATCTCATCATACCACCGCCAGTTAATTTCCTTGGTCGCAACAATCCCTTCCTGATGGCCACGCCCAAGAAGTCAACACAACAGCGTAATGTCGGCACCGCTGTTGGCGTTGCTggcatcatcaacagcattTTCAAGCTGAAGCATAATGCCAAGCATTTGAGCAATATTGAGCTGGTCAAGGCGGGAACGGCTGCGCAACAGCCGCGCATGGTGCGCACCATTAAGCGAAGACTGAGTGCCAAAGATATTACCATTGGGCCCAATCAGGAGGTGCGCCGTCGGCGCACCAGGCGACTGACGACGGCCATCGAG GTGATCAACACCACAACAATAAATCCCATACCTAGCCACTACTTTCCCATCTATGCCAAAGATTTGCAGCCACCGCCGCCTGTACCGTTGCTGCCACCAGAAAAGCCAACGCACGGTCGCCTGCTGCGTCAACGACCACAAAAGTCACGCGGCGGTTCGCCGGGCAACAGTCGACGCAATTCGACCAGTTCCACGGCCACCAAtgtcagcagcagcgccagcagTGGTGGCGCAACCGTTAATGCTCACTCGATGCTGGACTTAAAGCAATCGGTGAACAGATACTTTGGCGGCGCCATGAATCGCATCGATGCTGGCGAATCCTTTGCTATACGCGCAAAACGGCGAATGGGAAATGGACAAGTTCAGTATCTGGTAGAATGGGGAGGCGATACATCAGCTACCACTACTTCAACCACCATGGCAACGAATGGAAACTAA
- the LOC117570419 gene encoding polycomb protein Pcl isoform X2, with protein MMNNHFHLQPHEHNTPQNVAPQFAGAVSAPTTSYSYLTQPATGAPNGQQWLTYQILPPAPATLATNAGGGLPSALSAPKRHYYANATTTTAAATHPNSIQITNNYATQQQQQTQQPTQSSPFKANNINNIRIISTAPNVYSLNKGTEQLNQLYAAPTSTTATATAAELYAPVGAYYTTSASLQPKLQPPPLVPVSNNSNSVALATLPNNAAPSSTVVLDRINICINNHYAEPNLCQPSPIIPAIQHKALIPLIDSSTADSSCSSTSSCISNGRSSSSVTNAVIVIDEPDSTTTTPHTPPTTPETLSSPLKSPESSGAGSPTTQLKQSYTRSPKIGLEESSAVVLAAAPPTPPTPPPVVISPVPAPAAVPAPINYALQEDVFIKCNDGRFYLGTIIAQSEQQYLVRFDDKSEQWCEREKLRKLGNEPSSGGGAATSTTGPMCVACKRAQHDDIVEICERCGRGYHRGCTTEIASGIWCCKRCAKPMKMQPAIVQHEASKPQGICRQLPYHVDKLSWDEKHRVNEEQIYCYCGKPGKFDYNMLQCCKCRNWFHTQCMQDFKGKLLRGDMFFIFCCTVCNDGVEFVRRLQIDWVDMLHITLYNLRKHQHQKYHHLLKDIWPFILEQRQQFPICDEWRQLPETTLMERIKHTLKEYSDRFVCGREFKRAPAYYALRHSGPPLTPSVFLQPHEELSDELLVDKFRLLLMPGEVQKTKVHTKPARDNATKNVSAKDVYEFHTDDDEEEAVEAEAEVDTSEDEIPIKQIMDMAKKQSNQQSTVTVEDPQVCSTPECTPDLADDNANDGEPPKLMAPAPPQVNVAVNGNSNSNGNSRKRKAFRSSKRYDSSRNCDLSSDENSSSSRGTSSLDLIIPPPVNFLGRNNPFLMATPKKSTQQRNVGTAVGVAGIINSIFKLKHNAKHLSNIELVKAGTAAQQPRMVRTIKRRLSAKDITIGPNQEVRRRRTRRLTTAIEVINTTTINPIPSHYFPIYAKDLQPPPPVPLLPPEKPTHGRLLRQRPQKSRGGSPGNSRRNSTSSTATNVSSSASSGGATVNAHSMLDLKQSVNRYFGGAMNRIDAGESFAIRAKRRMGNGQVQYLVEWGGDTSATTTSTTMATNGN; from the exons ATGATGAACAACCATTTTCACTTGCAACCACACGAGCACAACACGCCACAAAATGTGGCACCACAATTCGCAGGCGCTGTGTCCGCCCCAACCACCTCATACAGTTATTTAACACAACCAGCAACCGGAGCACCAAATGGCCAGCAGTGGCTTACCTATCAAATACTTCCGCCTGCGCCTGCAACACTGGCAACAAATGCTGGCGGCGGGTTACCGTCAGCACTAAGTGCCCCAAAGCGGCACTATTATGCAAACgctaccacaacaacagcagcagcaacgcatcCCAACAGCATTCAAATCACCAACAACTATGCcacgcaacagcagcagcagacacaaCAACCGACGCAATCAAGTCCGTTTAAAGCGAATAACATCAATAACATTCGCATTATCAGCACAGCGCCCAATGTTTATAGTTTAAACAAAGGCACAGAACAACTGAATCAATTGTATGCTGCcccaacatcaacaacagccacTGCCACAGCTGCCGAGTTGTATGCCCCAGTTGGCGCATACTACACAACATCGGCCAGTTTGCAACCAAAGCTGCAGCCACCGCCATTGGTTCCTgtgagcaacaacagcaatagtgTTGCACTTGCCACCTTGCCGAACAATGCAGCGCCGTCGTCGACCGTGGTTTTGGATCGTATTAACATCTGCATTAACAATCATTACGCGGAGCCAAATCTCTGCCAGCCCTCACCGATAATACCCGCAATACAGCACAAGGCATTGATACCTCTTATCGATAGCAGCACAGCTGACAGCAGCTgtagcagcaccagcagctgCATCTCGAACGGTCGAAGCAGCTCAAGCGTCACCAACGCCGTCATTGTGATCGATGAGCCAGATTCCACAACAACCACGCCACACACACCGCCCACAACACCAGAAACTTTGAGCTCGCCCTTGAAGTCTCCAGAAAGCAGCGGTGCCGGATCGCCGACGACACAACTAAAGCAGAGCTACACTAGGTCACCGAAAATTGGTCTTGAAGAATCTTCGGCTGTCGTTTTAGCTGCAGCGCCACCAACACCTCCCACACCACCGCCAGTCGTAATAAGCCCCGTtcctgctccagctgctgttcCCGCACCCATCAATTATGCACTGCAAGAGGATGTGTTTATCAAATGCAATGATGGACGCTTTTATTTAGGCACAATAATCGCTCAGTCTGAACAACAATATCTAGTGCGATTCGATGATAAGTCGGAGCAATGGTGTGAGCGAGAAAAACTTCGCAAACTGGGTAACGAACCGAGCAGTGGGGGCGGTGCAGCAACCAGCACGACTGGACCCATGTGCGTGGCCTGCAAGCGAGCACAACATGATGATATTGTCGAGATTTGCGAACGTTGCGGTCGTGGTTATCATCGCGGATGCACAACAGAAATTGCCAGTGGCATTTGGTGTTGCAAACGCTGCGCCAAGCCAATGAAGATGCAGCCAGCGATTGTGCAACACGAGGCTAGCAAACCACAAGGCATTTGTCGACAGCTGCCGTATCAT GTGGACAAGCTGAGCTGGGATGAAAAGCATCGAGTGAATGAGGAGCAAATTTATTGCTATTGTGGCAAACCTGGAAAATTCGATTATAATATGTTGCAATGTTGCAAGTGCCGCAATTGGTTTCACACACAATGTATGCAAGACTTTAAGGGCAAATTGTTGCGTGGCGACAt GTTTTTCATCTTTTGTTGTACGGTGTGTAACGATGGCGTTGAGTTTGTACGCCGTCTGCAAATCGATTGGGTCGATATGCTGCACATAACGTTGTACAATCTCCGCAAACATCAGCATCAGAAATACCATCATTTACTCAAGGATATTTGGCCATTTATCCTGgagcagcggcaacagttTCCCATCTGCGACGAATGGCGTCAGCTTCCGGAAACAACGCTAATGGAACGCATAAAGCATACGTTAAAAGAGTATTCCGATCGTTTTGTTTGTGGTCGCGAGTTTAAACGTGCGCCGGCTTACTATGCACTAAGGCACAGTGGTCCACCATTAACACCGAGTGTGTTTCTACAACCACACGAAGAGCTCAGTGATGAGCTGTTGGTTGATAAGTTTAGATTATTACTGATGCCAGGAGAAGTGCAGAAGACAAAAGTGCATACAAAGCCAGCGCGAGATAATGCTACCAAGAACGTTTCCGCCAAGGATGTGTACGAGTTTCACACAGATGACGACGAAGAGGAGGCAGTGGAAGCTGAAGCAGAGGTAGATACCAGCGAAGATGAAATTCCCATTAAACAAATCATGGATAtggccaaaaagcaaagcaaccaGCAATCAACTGTAACAGTCGAAGATCCACAG GTTTGCAGCACACCAGAATGCACGCCCGATCTAGCCGATGATAATGCCAACGATGGTGAGCCTCCTAAACTCATGGCACCTGCACCACCTCAGGTCAATGTTGCGgtcaatggcaacagcaatagcaatggcaATAGCCGTAAACGCAAAGCATTCCGTTCGTCGAAACGTTACGACAGCAGCCGCAACTGTGATCTCTCGTCTGATGAGAACTCGAGTAGCAGCCGTGGCACCAGTTCACTGGATCTCATCATACCACCGCCAGTTAATTTCCTTGGTCGCAACAATCCCTTCCTGATGGCCACGCCCAAGAAGTCAACACAACAGCGTAATGTCGGCACCGCTGTTGGCGTTGCTggcatcatcaacagcattTTCAAGCTGAAGCATAATGCCAAGCATTTGAGCAATATTGAGCTGGTCAAGGCGGGAACGGCTGCGCAACAGCCGCGCATGGTGCGCACCATTAAGCGAAGACTGAGTGCCAAAGATATTACCATTGGGCCCAATCAGGAGGTGCGCCGTCGGCGCACCAGGCGACTGACGACGGCCATCGAG GTGATCAACACCACAACAATAAATCCCATACCTAGCCACTACTTTCCCATCTATGCCAAAGATTTGCAGCCACCGCCGCCTGTACCGTTGCTGCCACCAGAAAAGCCAACGCACGGTCGCCTGCTGCGTCAACGACCACAAAAGTCACGCGGCGGTTCGCCGGGCAACAGTCGACGCAATTCGACCAGTTCCACGGCCACCAAtgtcagcagcagcgccagcagTGGTGGCGCAACCGTTAATGCTCACTCGATGCTGGACTTAAAGCAATCGGTGAACAGATACTTTGGCGGCGCCATGAATCGCATCGATGCTGGCGAATCCTTTGCTATACGCGCAAAACGGCGAATGGGAAATGGACAAGTTCAGTATCTGGTAGAATGGGGAGGCGATACATCAGCTACCACTACTTCAACCACCATGGCAACGAATGGAAACTAA